The Gammaproteobacteria bacterium genome includes the window AGCATCGTCGAGAATCTTTCGGCATTCACGAGTTAACTTCACGCCTCTCTCAAATAATTCCAATGACTGCTCCAAATTTAACTCTCCGGACTCCATTTTTTCAACAATGGAATCCAACTCCTGAACTGATTTTTCAAATGATGTGGCTTTTGGCATTTAAATTAAGTTTATTAAGTTTGGTGGTATTTTATCAAAAAGTTATTAAGTTTGTTCCTGATTTAAAACTTCAGTTTCAAAAAACTAACTAAATCATAAACCCAAACATCATCTTTTATAGGATAAGGCTCATCAACCTGAGCAATAACAAATGCTCTATCAGGCTTGATATCCTTCAGGCTTTCAAAAAAACCTTTGCTTAGCGAGGGAGATTGTGAAGACTTAATTTCTATGGCAATTTTCTTATTCCCTTTTTGCAGAATCAAATCAACTTCAGCTCCTGCGGCAGAGCGATAAAAACACGCCTCATATCTGTCAAACACTTCTAATATACTGCTGATAACACATGTTTCATATGAGTTTCCCAAAGCAGGATGACCTAATAAGTCATTGTAGCTCTCTATTCCTAACAAACTATGCACCAATCCGGAGTCCCTGATATAAACCTTCGGA containing:
- a CDS encoding exodeoxyribonuclease VII small subunit, which codes for MPKATSFEKSVQELDSIVEKMESGELNLEQSLELFERGVKLTRECRKILDDAEKKIEILLESTKDLDS